A window of Azospirillum lipoferum 4B contains these coding sequences:
- a CDS encoding ABC transporter permease has translation MPSGQRSAPTPVTDVRRDGAAPRKASRRFDPHRFGPVIGLVLLLIVGTALNPDFATWDNLMNVLTRTAFIGIISIGMCFVIISGGIDLSVGSMAALIAGGMILLMNALAASVASPVAVVGLGMLFALLLGGGFGLAHGYLITRGRIEPFIVTLGTLGIFRAVLTWLADGGAITLDNDLSEAYGPVYYGSLLGIPVPVWVFLAVSVAGAVLLNRTAFGRYVQAIGSNEQVARFAAVDVDRVKLLTYGLLGVCVGIATVLYVPRLGSASPTTGLLWELEAIAAVIVGGTSFKGGEGRIAGTVIGAVLLSVISNILNLTSIISVYLNAAVQGCVIIAVAFLQRRRP, from the coding sequence ATGCCATCGGGACAGAGATCGGCACCCACGCCCGTCACTGACGTCCGGCGCGACGGTGCGGCGCCGCGCAAGGCGAGCCGCCGCTTCGATCCGCACCGCTTCGGCCCGGTCATCGGGCTGGTGCTGCTGCTGATCGTCGGCACGGCGCTGAACCCGGATTTCGCGACCTGGGACAACCTGATGAACGTGCTGACCCGCACGGCCTTCATCGGGATCATCTCCATCGGCATGTGCTTCGTCATCATCTCCGGCGGCATCGACCTGTCGGTGGGGTCGATGGCGGCGCTGATCGCCGGCGGCATGATCCTGCTGATGAACGCGCTGGCCGCATCGGTCGCTTCGCCGGTCGCGGTGGTGGGGCTCGGCATGCTGTTCGCGCTGCTGCTGGGCGGCGGCTTCGGGCTGGCGCACGGCTATCTGATCACGCGCGGACGGATCGAGCCCTTCATCGTCACGCTGGGCACGCTGGGTATCTTCCGCGCCGTGCTGACCTGGCTGGCCGATGGTGGCGCCATCACGCTGGACAACGATCTGTCGGAGGCCTACGGCCCGGTCTATTACGGCAGCCTGCTGGGCATTCCGGTGCCTGTCTGGGTCTTCCTCGCCGTGTCGGTGGCCGGTGCCGTCCTGCTGAACCGGACCGCCTTCGGCCGCTATGTCCAGGCCATCGGCTCCAACGAGCAGGTGGCCCGCTTCGCCGCGGTGGATGTCGACCGGGTGAAGCTGCTGACCTATGGACTGCTGGGCGTCTGCGTCGGCATCGCCACGGTGCTGTATGTGCCGCGCCTGGGATCCGCCTCCCCCACCACCGGCCTGTTGTGGGAACTGGAGGCCATCGCCGCGGTGATCGTCGGCGGCACCTCCTTCAAGGGGGGCGAGGGGCGGATCGCCGGCACGGTGATCGGTGCGGTGCTGCTGTCGGTCATCAGCAACATCCTGAACCTGACCAGCATCATCAGCGTCTATCTGAACGCGGCGGTCCAGGGCTGCGTCATCATCGCCGTCGCCTTCCTGCAGCGCCGGCGTCCCTGA
- a CDS encoding alpha/beta fold hydrolase: MTTQEFHPSRRTVLSGSAAFAVAGSGLLTALPGSAAAAEKTAIRQDPTKGTKAMLQGSYVTTKDGVQIYVKQWGPQTGQPVVFSHGWPLTGDAFEDQMMFLAQHGYRTIAHDRRGHGRSSQPGFGNDLDHYADDLAAVTEALELKSAVHVGHSTGGGEVARYIGRHGVSRVAKAVLIGAIPPIMVKTDWNPDGVPMEVFDGIRAGVKADRSQFFKDLTIPFYGYNRPGAKVSQGVIDSFWMQGMMGGLLAEYECVKAFSETDQREDLKKMIVPTLVMHGDDDQIVPIATSAQAAVALLPKGTLKVVPGAPHGICTTHKDIVNEELLAFIRA, from the coding sequence ATGACGACCCAGGAATTTCACCCCTCGCGCCGGACGGTCCTGTCCGGCAGCGCCGCCTTCGCCGTTGCGGGCAGCGGCCTGCTGACTGCGCTCCCCGGCTCCGCCGCCGCGGCCGAAAAGACGGCCATCCGCCAAGACCCGACCAAAGGAACCAAAGCCATGCTCCAGGGCAGCTACGTCACCACCAAGGACGGCGTCCAGATCTACGTCAAGCAGTGGGGTCCGCAGACCGGTCAGCCGGTGGTCTTCAGCCATGGCTGGCCGCTCACCGGCGACGCCTTCGAAGACCAGATGATGTTCCTGGCCCAGCACGGCTATCGCACCATCGCCCATGACCGCCGCGGCCATGGCCGCTCGTCGCAGCCGGGCTTCGGCAACGATCTCGACCATTACGCCGACGATCTGGCGGCGGTGACCGAGGCGCTGGAGCTGAAGAGCGCCGTCCATGTCGGCCATTCCACCGGCGGCGGCGAGGTCGCGCGCTACATCGGCCGCCACGGTGTGTCGCGCGTCGCCAAGGCCGTGCTGATCGGCGCCATCCCGCCGATCATGGTCAAGACCGACTGGAACCCCGACGGCGTGCCGATGGAGGTGTTCGACGGCATCCGCGCCGGGGTGAAGGCCGACCGTTCGCAGTTCTTCAAGGACCTGACGATCCCCTTCTACGGCTACAACCGTCCGGGCGCCAAGGTTTCGCAGGGCGTCATCGACAGCTTCTGGATGCAGGGCATGATGGGCGGCCTGCTGGCCGAGTACGAGTGCGTCAAGGCGTTCTCCGAGACCGACCAGCGCGAAGACCTGAAGAAGATGATCGTCCCGACGCTGGTGATGCACGGCGACGACGACCAGATCGTCCCGATCGCCACCTCCGCCCAGGCCGCCGTGGCACTTCTGCCGAAGGGCACGCTCAAGGTCGTCCCCGGTGCGCCGCACGGCATCTGCACCACGCACAAGGACATCGTGAACGAGGAACTGCTGGCCTTCATCCGCGCCTGA
- a CDS encoding sugar phosphate isomerase/epimerase family protein, with protein sequence MKTIKGPAIFLAQFAGDAPPFNSLDAIARWAAGLGFKGVQIPSWDRRLFDLQKAATSRTYCDEVKGTLADAGVELTELSTHLQGQLVAVHPAYDALYDGFAPAEVHGRPDARQAWAVEQLHLAAKASANLGLTAHATFSGALAWPYLYPWPQRPPGLIETAFDELGRRWRPILDAFDEAGCDLCYEIHPGEDLFDGTTFQMFLDRVDGHKRCNILFDPSHFVLQQLDYLGYIDVFHDRIRMFHVKDAEFNPTPWQGVYSGYAPWKDRAGRFRSLGDGQVDFRGIFSKLTQYGFDGWAVLEWECCIKHPEQGAAEGARFIQDHIIRVTDRAFDDFADAGTDEAANRRILGLGKGTS encoded by the coding sequence ATGAAGACCATCAAAGGCCCCGCGATCTTCCTCGCCCAGTTCGCGGGCGACGCCCCACCCTTCAACTCGCTGGACGCCATCGCCCGCTGGGCTGCCGGCCTCGGCTTCAAGGGCGTTCAGATCCCCAGCTGGGACCGCCGCCTGTTCGACCTGCAGAAGGCAGCCACCAGCCGGACCTATTGCGACGAGGTCAAGGGCACGCTCGCCGATGCCGGCGTCGAGTTGACCGAACTGTCCACCCACCTGCAAGGCCAGCTCGTCGCCGTCCATCCCGCCTACGATGCCCTCTATGACGGCTTCGCCCCGGCGGAGGTCCATGGTCGTCCCGACGCGCGGCAGGCCTGGGCGGTGGAGCAACTGCACCTCGCCGCCAAGGCATCCGCCAATCTCGGCCTGACCGCCCACGCCACCTTTTCCGGCGCGCTGGCCTGGCCCTATCTCTACCCCTGGCCGCAGCGTCCGCCCGGCCTGATCGAGACCGCCTTCGACGAGTTGGGCCGGCGCTGGCGCCCGATCCTCGATGCCTTCGACGAGGCCGGCTGCGACCTCTGCTATGAAATCCATCCCGGCGAGGACCTGTTCGACGGCACCACCTTCCAGATGTTCCTGGACCGGGTCGATGGGCACAAGCGCTGCAACATCCTGTTCGATCCCAGCCACTTCGTCCTGCAGCAGCTGGACTATCTCGGCTACATCGACGTCTTCCACGACCGCATCCGCATGTTCCACGTCAAGGATGCGGAGTTCAATCCCACCCCCTGGCAGGGCGTCTATTCCGGCTATGCGCCATGGAAGGACCGGGCCGGCCGTTTCCGCTCGCTGGGCGACGGACAGGTCGATTTCCGCGGCATCTTCTCCAAACTGACCCAGTACGGCTTCGACGGCTGGGCGGTGCTGGAATGGGAATGCTGCATCAAGCATCCGGAGCAGGGAGCCGCCGAGGGCGCCCGCTTCATCCAGGACCACATCATCCGCGTCACCGACCGCGCCTTCGACGATTTCGCCGATGCCGGAACCGACGAGGCGGCCAACCGCCGAATTCTGGGTCTGGGGAAAGGGACATCATGA
- a CDS encoding methyl-accepting chemotaxis protein: MITLLPRLSIRATLGLVVAALGLLLIATSTYTTIDVVNRTRTADRVATLSETSRELLRTLLAIRLERGLVGPALGAEGQAGDTELREIAANRTVAEAGYAAIAAKLGGLDLPGLPAAMEKLRSGHDTLSALRRQADDALRQGKAARDPAVAAAWATVPVAYLDALTAATDLLDASLKLADPMVDHLLGIKRAAWNTRLNAGGMALRIQTAVATGQAWTPADAQAVAEAIGRTTQAWTLVTEAAARPDTPDAIRSAVEKARVNFEGPLVEQRKAVLAALAEGRKSPVEIGTMRQQDTASQGYIVDAALAAVDRMVARADTQAAHATRDAVVAGLLVVAAIVLTVVGLVVAKRRVSDPIRSMTDAMRRLADRDLAVAIPGLERSDEIGGMAAAVTVFRDSMITADRLAAEQAREQGAKEKRAAHLEALMRDFDAKAMHIVETVASAATEMQGTAGAMSTTASQASEQATAVAAASEQASANVQTVASATEELSASILEIGRQIAASTRISGEAVTQAEQTDATMRVLVDAADQIGHVVEMINTIAAQTNLLALNATIEAARAGEAGKGFAVVAGEVKALASQTARATDEIQAKVREIQLATGGAQEAIQGIGQTIGRISGITTTIAAAIEEQGAATRDIAGNVTEAARGTSSVSSTIVGVNRAVLETGSAATEVLDAASSLAREAETLRGEVASFITAVRAA, translated from the coding sequence ATGATCACGCTCCTTCCGCGGCTGTCGATCCGCGCCACGCTTGGCCTTGTCGTCGCCGCGCTGGGCCTGCTGCTGATCGCCACCAGCACCTACACGACGATCGACGTGGTGAACCGCACGCGCACCGCCGACAGGGTCGCCACGCTCAGCGAGACCAGCCGCGAGCTGCTGCGCACGCTGCTGGCGATCCGGCTGGAGCGCGGGCTGGTCGGGCCGGCTCTGGGGGCCGAAGGGCAAGCCGGCGACACCGAACTGCGCGAGATCGCCGCGAACCGCACAGTGGCGGAGGCCGGCTACGCCGCCATCGCCGCCAAGCTGGGCGGGCTCGACCTTCCCGGCCTGCCGGCCGCAATGGAAAAGCTGCGCAGCGGTCACGACACGCTTTCCGCCCTGCGCCGGCAGGCCGACGACGCCCTCCGGCAGGGCAAGGCGGCGCGCGATCCGGCGGTGGCCGCAGCGTGGGCGACGGTCCCGGTCGCCTATCTCGACGCGCTGACCGCCGCCACCGACCTGCTGGACGCCTCGCTGAAGCTGGCCGACCCGATGGTCGATCACCTGCTGGGCATCAAGCGCGCTGCCTGGAACACCCGGCTGAATGCCGGCGGCATGGCGCTGCGCATCCAGACCGCGGTCGCGACCGGTCAGGCCTGGACCCCGGCAGACGCGCAGGCGGTGGCGGAGGCCATCGGCCGCACCACCCAGGCCTGGACCCTGGTGACGGAGGCCGCCGCCCGCCCCGACACGCCGGACGCCATCCGCAGTGCGGTCGAGAAGGCCAGGGTGAATTTCGAAGGCCCGCTGGTCGAACAGCGCAAGGCGGTGCTCGCCGCGCTCGCCGAAGGACGCAAGTCGCCGGTGGAGATCGGCACGATGCGCCAGCAGGACACCGCCAGCCAGGGCTATATCGTCGACGCCGCGCTGGCCGCGGTGGACCGGATGGTCGCCCGTGCCGATACGCAGGCGGCCCATGCCACGCGCGACGCCGTGGTTGCCGGCCTGCTGGTGGTGGCCGCCATCGTCCTGACCGTCGTCGGGTTGGTCGTCGCCAAGCGGCGGGTGAGCGACCCGATCCGCTCCATGACCGACGCGATGCGCCGTCTGGCCGACCGCGATCTGGCGGTTGCGATCCCCGGACTGGAGCGCAGCGACGAGATCGGCGGCATGGCCGCGGCCGTCACCGTGTTCCGCGACAGCATGATCACCGCCGACCGGCTCGCCGCCGAGCAGGCGCGCGAACAGGGCGCCAAGGAGAAGCGCGCGGCCCATCTGGAAGCGCTGATGCGCGACTTCGACGCCAAGGCGATGCACATCGTGGAGACCGTCGCGTCCGCCGCCACCGAGATGCAGGGCACCGCCGGGGCCATGTCCACCACCGCTTCCCAAGCCAGCGAGCAGGCGACCGCCGTCGCCGCGGCGTCCGAACAGGCCTCCGCCAACGTCCAGACGGTGGCCTCGGCGACGGAGGAGCTGTCGGCCTCCATCCTGGAGATCGGCCGGCAGATCGCCGCCTCCACCCGCATCTCGGGCGAAGCGGTGACCCAGGCCGAACAGACCGACGCCACCATGCGCGTCCTGGTGGACGCGGCCGACCAGATCGGCCATGTGGTGGAGATGATCAACACCATCGCAGCGCAAACCAACCTGCTGGCTCTGAACGCCACCATCGAGGCCGCCCGCGCCGGCGAGGCCGGAAAGGGCTTCGCCGTCGTGGCCGGCGAGGTGAAGGCGCTGGCCAGCCAGACCGCCCGCGCCACCGACGAGATCCAGGCCAAGGTGCGGGAGATCCAGCTAGCCACCGGCGGCGCGCAGGAGGCGATCCAGGGCATCGGCCAGACCATCGGCCGCATCAGCGGGATCACCACCACCATCGCCGCCGCCATCGAGGAGCAGGGCGCCGCCACCCGCGACATCGCCGGCAACGTGACGGAGGCCGCGCGCGGCACCAGCTCGGTGTCCTCCACCATCGTCGGCGTCAACCGGGCGGTGCTGGAAACCGGTTCCGCCGCGACCGAGGTGCTGGATGCCGCCAGCAGCCTCGCCCGCGAAGCGGAAACCCTGCGCGGCGAGGTCGCGTCCTTCATCACCGCGGTGCGCGCGGCGTAA
- a CDS encoding substrate-binding domain-containing protein — translation MAATVALGSAVGGIAFAADAVKLGVSIPAATHGFTGGIVWWANQAKAELEKAHPNLKITVKTASGAPEQANQLQDLVTVTKIDSLVIFPFESAALTQPVMQAKKKNVYVTVVDRGLTDPSAQDAYIAGDNTAFGRIPAEYIAKKYNGKANIVALRGIPTTLDNERWEAFTAVMKQHPGIKILDAKYANWNRDDAFKVTQDFLTRFKEIDVIWAADDDMAFGVLKAIEQAKRTDIKEVFGGAGSKTMVKTIMDGSNPLLHADVSYSPKFIYDAIKMTAEARLKGDKLPATYIIPSSLITKENAKEFYFADSPY, via the coding sequence ATGGCCGCGACGGTCGCCCTCGGCAGTGCCGTTGGCGGCATCGCTTTCGCGGCCGATGCGGTGAAGCTGGGCGTCAGCATCCCGGCCGCCACCCACGGCTTCACCGGCGGCATCGTCTGGTGGGCCAACCAGGCGAAGGCGGAGCTTGAGAAGGCCCATCCCAACCTGAAGATCACCGTCAAGACCGCCAGCGGCGCGCCGGAACAGGCGAACCAGCTTCAGGATCTGGTGACGGTGACCAAGATCGACTCGCTGGTCATCTTCCCCTTCGAATCCGCCGCCCTGACCCAGCCGGTGATGCAGGCGAAGAAGAAGAACGTCTACGTCACCGTCGTCGACCGCGGCCTGACGGATCCGAGCGCGCAGGATGCCTACATCGCCGGCGATAACACCGCCTTCGGCCGCATCCCGGCCGAATACATCGCGAAGAAGTACAACGGCAAGGCCAACATCGTGGCCCTGCGCGGCATCCCGACCACGCTCGACAACGAGCGGTGGGAGGCCTTCACCGCCGTGATGAAGCAGCATCCGGGCATCAAGATCCTGGACGCCAAATACGCCAACTGGAACCGTGACGACGCCTTCAAGGTGACGCAGGACTTCCTGACCCGCTTCAAGGAGATCGACGTCATCTGGGCCGCCGACGACGACATGGCCTTCGGCGTGCTGAAGGCCATCGAGCAGGCCAAGCGCACCGACATCAAGGAGGTGTTCGGCGGCGCCGGGTCCAAGACGATGGTGAAGACCATCATGGACGGCTCCAACCCGCTGCTGCACGCCGACGTGTCCTATTCGCCGAAGTTCATCTACGACGCCATCAAGATGACCGCGGAGGCGCGTCTGAAGGGCGACAAGCTGCCTGCGACCTACATCATCCCATCGTCGCTGATCACCAAGGAGAATGCCAAGGAGTTCTACTTCGCGGATTCGCCGTACTGA
- a CDS encoding sugar ABC transporter ATP-binding protein yields the protein MSLHVAFDGITKEFGAVRVLHGVSFDLHPGRVHGLLGENGAGKSTLMKILAGYHAPTSGTLSIDGEAVTFKSSRDAEKRGIVLIHQELSLADDLTVAQNMFLGHEIKRGWLLDDRAMRDRAAHALRQVGFDLDPDSKVRDLIVAEKQLVEIAKAQLRNARLLIMDEPTASLTPSECDRLFGLIARLKQDSVTIVYISHKLDEVERITDEVIVMRDGRFVARAPTAETPRQRMATLMVGRELTDMFPDKHIPPIGKPLMAVRGLTVPGWAEDVSFDLAPGEILGFAGLVGAGRTELFEGILGLRPRSAGTVEIEGRPVSLRTPREAMRNGLTYLSEDRKGKGLHVKMGLRDNLTLMTLRHHAQPLLSPASEDRALEHAVANFGIRGDPQGFASSLSGGNQQKLAIAKFLEPDPRVFVLDEPTRGVDVGAKRDIYFLIARLAAEGRGVIVISSELIELIGLCHRVIVMRGRRVTATVPADRLSEEELIAHAIGTEIGTHARH from the coding sequence ATGAGCCTGCATGTCGCCTTCGACGGCATCACCAAGGAATTCGGAGCCGTGCGCGTCCTGCACGGCGTCAGCTTCGACCTGCATCCGGGCCGGGTGCATGGGCTGCTGGGCGAGAATGGCGCCGGCAAATCGACGCTGATGAAGATCCTCGCCGGCTATCACGCGCCGACCTCCGGCACGCTCAGCATCGATGGCGAAGCGGTGACGTTCAAAAGCTCCCGCGACGCCGAGAAGCGCGGGATCGTGCTGATCCACCAGGAACTCAGCCTCGCCGACGATCTCACCGTCGCCCAGAACATGTTCCTCGGCCACGAGATCAAGCGCGGCTGGCTGCTGGACGACCGCGCCATGCGCGACCGGGCGGCCCACGCCCTGCGTCAGGTCGGCTTCGACCTCGATCCCGACAGCAAGGTGCGCGACCTGATCGTCGCCGAAAAGCAGCTGGTGGAGATCGCCAAGGCACAGCTGCGCAACGCCCGCCTGCTGATCATGGACGAACCGACGGCCAGCCTGACCCCGTCCGAATGCGACCGGCTGTTCGGCCTGATCGCCCGGCTCAAGCAGGACAGCGTCACCATCGTCTACATCTCCCACAAGCTGGACGAGGTGGAGCGCATCACCGACGAGGTGATCGTCATGCGCGACGGCCGCTTCGTCGCCCGTGCCCCCACGGCCGAGACGCCGCGCCAGCGCATGGCGACGCTGATGGTCGGGCGCGAACTGACCGACATGTTCCCCGACAAGCACATCCCGCCCATCGGCAAGCCGCTGATGGCGGTGCGCGGCCTGACCGTGCCCGGCTGGGCGGAGGATGTCAGCTTCGACCTTGCTCCCGGCGAGATCCTGGGCTTCGCGGGGCTTGTCGGCGCCGGCCGCACCGAACTGTTCGAAGGCATCCTGGGCCTGCGCCCGCGCAGCGCCGGAACCGTCGAGATCGAAGGCCGCCCGGTGTCCCTGCGAACCCCGCGCGAGGCGATGCGCAACGGCCTGACCTATCTCAGCGAGGATCGCAAGGGCAAGGGCCTGCACGTCAAGATGGGGTTGCGCGACAACCTGACCCTGATGACGCTGCGCCACCACGCCCAGCCGTTGCTGTCGCCGGCATCGGAGGATCGGGCGTTGGAACACGCGGTCGCCAACTTCGGCATCCGCGGCGATCCGCAGGGGTTTGCGTCGTCGCTGTCCGGCGGCAACCAGCAGAAGCTGGCCATCGCCAAGTTCCTGGAGCCCGACCCCCGCGTCTTCGTGCTGGACGAGCCGACGCGCGGCGTCGATGTCGGCGCCAAGCGAGACATCTATTTCCTGATCGCGCGGCTGGCCGCCGAAGGGCGCGGCGTGATCGTGATCTCATCCGAACTGATCGAACTGATCGGGCTCTGCCACCGGGTGATCGTGATGCGCGGGCGCCGGGTGACCGCGACCGTGCCCGCCGACCGGCTCAGCGAAGAGGAGTTGATTGCCCATGCCATCGGGACAGAGATCGGCACCCACGCCCGTCACTGA
- a CDS encoding ROK family protein, translating into MVDWQRLSDGERAMLERLFWSGGLSRGELASSVDFSKSKANLAISSLIARELIEEGGVQPSSGGRRAEVLRLSHRMGVLAGIDIGATSVDVALLAPDMTVLDHRSEPAEVRDGPAALFARVRDLLREARERCGIGAAQLLGIGVGVPGPVAFDSGMLVNPPLLPGWESFSIRDCLAEEYAAPVFVDNDVNIMALGTHWRLRGQLQNFLVIKIGTGIGCGIICHGMVYRGRDGSAGDVGHICVDPQGPICHCGNAGCVEAMAAGPAIARMAEAAARAGESPRLMELLKRNGALTTVDLGNASRAGDAAANAIVQQAGAHIGRMLAAVVNFFNPSHIFIGGGVARIGPLLLASIRQSVYQRSLALSTRHLNIQYVPEVESAGVIGAAVMAVQETMLAGAGRERNGRS; encoded by the coding sequence ATGGTTGACTGGCAACGTCTGTCGGATGGCGAGCGCGCCATGCTGGAGCGGCTGTTCTGGTCGGGCGGGCTGTCGCGCGGCGAATTGGCCTCCTCCGTCGACTTCTCCAAGAGCAAGGCCAACCTCGCGATATCCAGCCTGATCGCCCGCGAACTGATCGAGGAGGGCGGGGTGCAGCCCTCATCCGGCGGGCGGCGGGCGGAGGTGCTGCGGCTGAGCCACCGGATGGGGGTGCTGGCGGGGATCGACATCGGCGCCACCAGCGTCGACGTGGCCCTGCTGGCTCCGGACATGACGGTGCTGGACCACCGGTCGGAACCGGCCGAGGTCCGCGACGGTCCGGCCGCCCTGTTCGCACGCGTGCGAGATCTGCTGCGCGAGGCGCGGGAGCGCTGCGGGATCGGTGCTGCGCAGCTGCTGGGGATCGGGGTCGGCGTGCCGGGACCGGTCGCCTTCGACAGCGGCATGCTGGTCAACCCGCCGCTGCTGCCGGGGTGGGAGAGCTTCTCGATCCGCGATTGTCTGGCGGAGGAGTATGCCGCCCCGGTCTTCGTCGACAACGACGTGAACATCATGGCGCTGGGCACCCATTGGCGCCTGCGCGGCCAGCTTCAGAACTTCCTGGTCATCAAGATCGGCACCGGCATCGGCTGCGGCATCATCTGCCACGGCATGGTCTATCGCGGGCGCGACGGGTCGGCCGGCGACGTCGGGCATATCTGCGTCGATCCGCAGGGGCCGATCTGCCATTGCGGCAATGCCGGCTGTGTCGAGGCGATGGCGGCGGGTCCGGCCATCGCCCGCATGGCGGAGGCGGCGGCCCGCGCCGGGGAAAGCCCGCGGCTGATGGAATTGCTGAAGCGAAACGGTGCGCTGACCACCGTCGATCTCGGCAACGCCAGCCGGGCGGGCGATGCTGCCGCCAATGCCATCGTCCAGCAGGCCGGCGCCCATATCGGGCGGATGCTGGCCGCGGTGGTCAATTTCTTCAACCCGTCGCACATCTTCATCGGCGGCGGCGTCGCCCGGATCGGCCCGTTGCTGTTGGCCTCGATCCGGCAGAGCGTCTATCAGCGCTCGCTCGCCCTCTCCACCCGGCATCTCAACATCCAGTATGTGCCGGAGGTGGAGAGCGCCGGGGTGATCGGGGCGGCGGTGATGGCGGTGCAGGAAACCATGCTGGCGGGGGCAGGCAGGGAGCGGAACGGCCGCTCCTGA
- a CDS encoding Gfo/Idh/MocA family protein, giving the protein MSADQAPAASRRLRLGMVGGGQGAFIGAVHRIAARIDDRYELVAGALSSNPERARASGAELFLAPDRCYDDFRRMAEAEAARPDGIDAVAIVTPNHLHYPAAKAFLEAGIHVICDKPLVHTVEEAEELAALVRRRDLVFVLTHNYSGYPMIRQARAMVAAGTLGKIRVVQVEYAQDWLATDLEASGQKQASWRTDPAQSGIAGCIGDIGTHAFHLAEFVTGLRCSDLAADLTVFVPNRRLDDNAHIMMRFDGGARGMLWASQVCPGTTNGLRLRVFGESGGLEWQQEQPNELRFTPLGEPTRTLLRAGAGSLPAATAISRTPAGHPEGYLEGFAQIYRDAAYLIAARLDGRPAPADLPLPTVEDGVRGVRFIHGAVESSHRNAAWVSLAGGVSHP; this is encoded by the coding sequence ATGAGCGCGGATCAAGCACCCGCGGCCTCCAGACGCTTGCGGCTGGGCATGGTCGGCGGCGGCCAGGGCGCCTTCATCGGCGCGGTCCACCGCATCGCCGCCCGCATCGACGACCGCTATGAACTGGTCGCCGGCGCCCTGTCCTCCAATCCTGAGCGGGCGCGGGCCAGCGGGGCGGAGCTGTTCCTGGCGCCGGACCGCTGTTACGACGACTTCCGCAGGATGGCAGAGGCGGAGGCGGCGCGGCCCGACGGCATCGACGCGGTCGCCATCGTCACGCCCAACCACCTGCATTACCCCGCCGCCAAAGCGTTCCTGGAGGCCGGCATCCACGTCATCTGCGACAAGCCGCTGGTCCACACGGTGGAGGAGGCGGAGGAACTGGCGGCACTGGTGCGCCGACGCGACCTCGTCTTCGTGCTGACCCACAATTACAGCGGCTATCCGATGATCCGGCAGGCCCGCGCCATGGTCGCGGCCGGAACGCTGGGCAAGATCCGTGTGGTGCAGGTCGAATATGCCCAGGACTGGCTGGCGACCGATCTGGAGGCCAGCGGGCAGAAGCAGGCCTCCTGGCGCACCGACCCGGCGCAAAGCGGCATCGCCGGCTGCATCGGCGACATCGGCACCCATGCCTTCCATCTGGCGGAGTTCGTGACCGGCCTCCGCTGCAGCGATCTCGCCGCCGACCTGACCGTCTTCGTGCCCAACCGGCGGCTGGACGACAACGCCCACATCATGATGCGCTTCGACGGCGGCGCCCGCGGCATGCTGTGGGCGAGCCAGGTTTGCCCCGGCACCACCAACGGCCTGCGCCTGCGCGTCTTCGGCGAGTCCGGCGGGCTGGAATGGCAGCAGGAACAGCCCAACGAACTGCGCTTCACCCCGCTGGGCGAGCCGACCCGCACCCTGCTGCGTGCCGGTGCGGGAAGCCTGCCGGCCGCGACCGCCATCTCGCGCACACCCGCCGGCCATCCGGAGGGTTATCTGGAAGGTTTCGCCCAGATCTACCGCGACGCCGCCTACCTCATCGCCGCCCGGCTGGACGGCCGCCCGGCCCCCGCCGATTTGCCGCTCCCGACAGTGGAGGACGGCGTGCGCGGCGTGCGCTTCATCCATGGCGCGGTGGAGTCCAGCCACCGAAATGCGGCGTGGGTTTCGTTGGCTGGCGGCGTGAGCCACCCATAA
- a CDS encoding hydrolase, whose product MTFPAKSLINADDTVFLFIDHQPQMSFGVVNIDRQQLKNNTIALAKTAKLFGAPTILTAVETESFSGYIWPELMDVLKQDPIERTSMNSWDSEELVAAIKATGKKKLVIAALWTEACLLFPTLCAIEEGFEVYIVTDASGGTSQESHDAAIRRMEQAGAHSITSVNVLLELQRDWAKRGTYDGVMAIVREHFGAYGMGVDYAYTMVHKAPQRGEYPHKVIGAATHEHA is encoded by the coding sequence ATGACCTTCCCGGCCAAGTCGCTCATCAACGCCGACGACACCGTTTTCCTCTTCATCGACCACCAGCCGCAGATGTCCTTCGGCGTCGTCAACATCGACCGCCAGCAACTGAAGAACAACACGATCGCGCTGGCGAAGACCGCCAAGCTGTTCGGCGCGCCGACCATCCTGACCGCGGTGGAGACCGAGAGCTTCTCCGGCTACATCTGGCCGGAACTGATGGACGTGCTGAAGCAGGATCCCATCGAGCGCACCTCGATGAACAGCTGGGATTCGGAAGAACTGGTGGCCGCCATCAAGGCGACCGGCAAGAAGAAGCTGGTCATTGCGGCATTGTGGACCGAGGCCTGCCTGCTGTTCCCGACGCTGTGCGCCATCGAGGAAGGCTTCGAGGTCTACATCGTCACCGACGCCTCGGGCGGCACCTCGCAGGAGTCGCACGACGCCGCCATCCGCCGCATGGAGCAGGCCGGCGCCCATTCGATTACCTCGGTCAACGTCCTCCTGGAACTGCAGCGCGACTGGGCCAAGCGCGGCACCTATGACGGCGTGATGGCCATCGTCCGCGAGCATTTCGGCGCCTACGGCATGGGCGTCGACTATGCCTACACCATGGTCCATAAGGCCCCGCAGCGCGGCGAGTACCCGCACAAGGTGATCGGCGCCGCCACCCACGAACATGCGTAA